One Sulfurihydrogenibium sp. genomic window carries:
- the rpmI gene encoding 50S ribosomal protein L35 encodes MAKVKMKTNRTAAKRLKITATGKVKYTKGGVSHYNTKKSSKRKRQGRKPQYVPKNLEHKVKALLPNDV; translated from the coding sequence ATGGCAAAGGTTAAAATGAAAACTAATAGAACAGCGGCTAAAAGATTAAAAATCACTGCTACAGGAAAAGTTAAGTACACAAAAGGCGGAGTTTCTCACTACAACACTAAAAAATCTTCTAAAAGAAAAAGACAAGGAAGAAAGCCACAATACGTTCCAAAGAATTTAGAGCATAAAGTAAAAGCACTTTTACCAAACGATGTTTAA